Proteins from one Mesoplodon densirostris isolate mMesDen1 chromosome 1, mMesDen1 primary haplotype, whole genome shotgun sequence genomic window:
- the LOC132478359 gene encoding THO complex subunit 2-like: MADAAGVLPAEWIKNWEKSGRGEFLHLCRILSEHKSHDSSTYRDFQQALYELSYHVIKGNLKHEQASNVLNDISEFCEDMPSLLADVFCILDTETNCLEEQSKRDCFTQLVLACLYFVSDTVLKERLDPETLESLGLIKQSQQFNQKSVKIKTKLFYKQQKFNLLREENEGYARLIAELGQDLSGNITSDLISENIKSLIGCFNLDPNRVLDVILEVFECRPEHDDFFISLLDSYMSMCEPQTPCHILGFKFKFYQEPNGETPSSLYRVAAVLLQFNLIDLDDLYVHLLPADNCIMDEHRREIVAAKQIVRELTMVVLSSDKIDQREKEKEKEEEKVEKPPDNQKLGLLEALLKIGDWQHAQNIMDQMPPYYAASHKLIALAICKLIHITIEPLYRRVGVPKGAKGSPVDALQNKRAPKQAESFEDLRRDVFNMFCYLGPHLSHDPVLFAKVVRIGKSFMKAFQSDGSKQEEKEKTEIILSCLLSITDQVLLPSLSLMDCNACMSEELWGMFKTFPYQHRYRLYGQWKNETYNSHPLLVKVKAQTIDRAKYIMKRLTKENVKPSGRQIGKLSHSNPTILFDYILSQIQKYDNLITPVVDSLKYLTSLNYDVLAYCIIEALANPEKERMKHDDTTISSWLQSLASFCGAVFRKYPIDLAGLLQYVANQLKAGKSCDLLILKEVVEKMAGIEITEEMTMEQVEAMTGGEQLKAEGGYFGQIRNTKKSSQRLKDALLDHDLALPLYVLMAQQRNGVIFQEGGEKHLKLVGKLYDQCHDTLVQFGGVLASNLSTEDYIKRVPSIDVLCNEFHTPRDAAFFLSRPMYAHHISSKYDELKKSEKGNKQQHKVPKYITSCEMVMAPVHEAVVSLHVSKVWDDISPQFYATFWSLTMYDLAVPHTSYEREVNRLKVQMKAIDDNQEMPPNKKKKEKERCTALQDKLLEEEKKQMEHVQRVLQRLKLEKDNWLLAKSTKNETITKFLQLCIFPRCIFSAIDAVYCARFVELVHQQKTPKFSTLLCYDRVFSGIIYTVASCTENEASRYGRFLCCMLETVTRWHSDGATYEKECGKYPGFLTMLRATGFDGGNKADQLDYENFRHVVHKWHYKLTKASVHCLETGECTHIRNILIVLTKILPWYPKVLNLGQALGRRVHKICQEEKEKRPDLYALAMGYSGQLKSRKSYMIPENEFHHKDPPPRNAIASIQNGPCSGLSSSSTGSACKSVESSNDETDKSRERPQWGVRAVNKASNATPKGNSSNGNSGSNSKAVKENGKGKGKEKEKEKKEKTPATTPEARVLGKDGKEKPKEQRPSKDEKARETKERTPKSDKEKEKFKKEGKAKDEKFKTTVPNAESKSTQEKEREKEPSRERDIAKEMKLKENVKGGEQTPVSGSLKSPVPRSDIAEVERELKRRKIDTYPSPSHCSTVLPKVPLGSESYASSPVISIHFLQDSLIELKESSAKLYINHTPPPLSKSKEREMDKKDLDKSRERSREREIKDEKDRKERKRDHSDSDREVPADLLTKRRKEEHGTVGVSKHKSESPCESPYPNEEDKGKNKSNPSGKEKGGDSFKSEKMDKISSGGKKESRHDKGKIEKEEKWDSSGGKEEKKQSSDKHR, encoded by the coding sequence atggcggacgCAGCTGGCGTGCTTCCCGCAGAGTGGATAAAGAACTGGGAGAAATCAGGGAGAGgtgaatttttgcatttatgccGCATCCTCAGTGAACATAAAAGCCATGATAGTTCAACTTACAGAGATTTCCAGCAAGCTCTTTATGAGTTATCATACCATGTCATTAAAGGAAATCTAAAGCATGAACAGGCATCTAATGTTCTTAATGACATTAGTGAATTTTGTGAGGATATGCCCTCCCTTCTGGCTGACGTATTCTGCATATTAGATACTGAGACAAATTGTCTAGAAGAACAAAGCAAGAGAGACTGTTTTACACAATTGGTATTAGCATGTTTGTATTTCGTTTCAGACACAGTTCTAAAGGAACGCTTGGATCCAGAAACACTGGAATCGTTAGGGCTTATCAAACAATCACAGCAATTCAATCAAAAGTCAGTGAAAATCAAGACAAAACTCTTTTATAAGCAGCAAAAATTTAATTtgttaagagaagaaaatgaaggttATGCCAGGCTGATTGCTGAATTGGGGCAAGATTTATCTGGAAATATTACTAGTGATTTGATCTCAGAAAATATCAAATCTTTAATAGGATGCTTTAATCTGGATCCCAATAGAGTTCTGGATGTCATTTTAGAAGTGTTTGAATGCAGGCCAGAACACGATgacttctttatatctttattagACTCTTACATGAGTATGTGTGAACCGCAAACACCGTGTCATATTCTTGGGTTCAAATTCAAGTTTTACCAGGAACCAAATGGAGAGACTCCTTCATCTTTGTACAGAGTTGCAGCAGTACTTCTACAATTTAATCTTATTGATTTAGATGATCTTTATGTACATCTTCTTCCAGCTGATAATTGCATTATGGATGAACACAGACGAGAAATTGTAGCAGCTAAGCAGATTGTTAGAGAACTTACAATGGTTGTACTGTCTTCCGATAAAATTGACCAacgagagaaagaaaaggaaaaagaagaggagaaagtggaGAAGCCACCTGACAACCAAAAACTTGGTTTGTTGGAAGCCTTGTTAAAGATTGGTGATTGGCAGCATGCACAGAACATTATGGATCAGATGCCTCCATACTATGCAGCTTCACATAAACTAATAGCCCTTGCTATTTGCAAGCTTATTCATATAACTATTGAGCCTCTCTACCGAAGAGTTGGCGTTCCTAAAGGTGCTAAAGGCTCACCTGTTGATGCTTTGCAAAATAAGAGAGCACCAAAACAAGCAGAGAGCTTTGAAGATTTGAGGAGAGACGTCTTCAATATGTTCTGTTACCTTGGTCCTCACCTTTCTCACGATCCCGTTTTATTCGCAAAAGTGGTGCGGATAGGCAAGTCATTTATGAAGGCGTTTCAGTCTGACGGAAGCaaacaagaagagaaagagaagacggAAATTATCCTTAGCTGCTTGCTTAGCATTACTGACCAGGTATTACTTCCATCTCTTTCTCTGATGGACTGCAATGCTTGTATGTCTGAGGAACTGTGGGGaatgtttaaaacatttccataccAGCATAGATATCGTCTGTATGGCCAGTGGAAGAATGAAACTTACAACAGTCATCCACTTTTAGTAAAAGTTAAAGCTCAAACAATAGACAGAGCCAAATATATCATGAAGCGTCTAACCAAGGAAAATGTGAAGCCCTCTGGAAGACAAATTGGGAAGTTGAGCCACAGCAATCCAACCATTTTGTTTGATTATATCTTGTCACAAATACAGAAGTATGATAACTTAATAACACCTGTAGTGGATTCATTGAAATACCTCACGTCACTGAATTATGACGTCTTGGCCTATTGTATCATTGAAGCTTTAGCTAATccagaaaaggagagaatgaaaCATGACGACACAACCATCTCAAGCTGGCTTCAGAGTCTGGCTAGTTTCTGTGGTGCAGTTTTTCGTAAATATCCAATCGATCTTGCTGGTCTTCTTCAATATGTGGCTAATCAGCTAAAGGCAGGCAAAAGTTGTGACCTGCTTATATTGAAAGAAGTGGTAGAAAAAATGGCAGGAATAGAAATTACAGAAGAAATGACAATGGAGCAAGTAGAGGCCATGACTGGTGGAGAGCAACTAAAAGCTGAGGGTGGTTACTTTGGCCAGATAAGAAACACTAAAAAATCCTCCCAGAGATTAAAGGATGCACTATTAGACCATGATCTTGCTCTTCCTCTCTATGTGCTTATGGCTCAGCAGAGGAATGGGGTAATCTTTCAGGAAGGTGGAGAGAAACATTTGAAACTTGTGGGAAAGCTGTATGATCAGTGTCATGATACCCTGGTACAGTTTGGTGGGGTTTTAGCATCTAATCTAAGCACAGAGGATTATATAAAGCGAGTGCCTTCAATTGATGTGCTCTGTAATGAATTTCACACACCCCGTGATGCAGCATTTTTCCTGTCTAGGCCAATGTATGCACACCATATTTCGTCCAAGTATGATGAACTTAAAAAATCAGAGAAGGGAAATAAACAGCAACATAAAGTTCCCAAGTACATTACATCATGTGAAATGGTGATGGCTCCTGTGCATGAAGCAGTGGTTTCCTTACATGTTTCCAAAGTCTGGGATGACATCAGCCCTCAATTCTATGCCACGTTCTGGTCACTGACAATGTATGACCTTGCAGTTCCACATACCAGCTATGAACGGGAAGTCAATAGACTTAAAGTCCAGATGAAAGCAATTGACGACAATCAGGAAATGCctccaaataaaaagaaaaaagagaaggagcGATGTACTGCCCTTCAGGACAAGCttcttgaagaagaaaagaagcagaTGGAACATGTACAGCGAGTGCTACAGAGACTGAAACTGGAAAAGGACAATTGGCTTTTAGCAAAATCTACCAAAAATGAGACCATCACAAAATTTCTACAGCTGTGTATATTTCCTCGATGCATTTTTTCAGCAATTGATGCTGTTTACTGTGCTCGTTTTGTTGAATTGGTACATCAACAGAAAACTCCAAAGTTTTCCACACTTCTTTGCTATGATCGAGTTTTCTCTGGTATAATTTACACAGTCGCAAGCTGTACTGAAAATGAAGCTAGTCGATATGGAAGATTCCTTTGCTGCATGTTAGAGACTGTGACCAGGTGGCACAGTGATGGAGCCACATATGAAAAGGAATGTGGAAAGTATCCAGGATTTCTTACTATGTTACGGGCAACTGGTTTTGATGGTGGAAATAAAGCTGATCAACTAGACTATGAAAATTTTCGACACGTTGTACATAAATGGCATTACAAACTAACCAAGGCATCGGTACATTGCCTTGAAACAGGCGAATGTACTCACATCAGGAATATCTTGATTGTGCTAACAAAAATACTTCCTTGGTACCCAAAAGTTTTGAATCTGGGTCAGGCTTTGGGAAGAAGAGTGCATAAAATCTgccaagaggagaaagagaagaggccAGATCTATATGCATTGGCTATGGGCTACTCTGGGCAGTTGAAAAGTAGAAAGTCATACATGATACCTGAAAATGAGTTTCATCACAAAGACCCCCCTCCGAGGAATGCAATTGCCAGTATACAAAATGGGCCTTGTAGTGGGCTTTCTTCATCCTCAACAGGAAGTGCATGTAAATCGGTTGAAAGCAGTAACGATGAGACTGATAAATCAAGGGAGAGACCTCAGTGGGGTGTGAGAGCAGTTAATAAAGCTTCTAATGCCACACCAAAAGGGAATTCAAGCAATGGAAATAGTGGCTCTAACAGCAAAGCTGTTAAAGAAAATggcaaaggaaaagggaaagagaaagaaaaagagaaaaaagaaaagactccaGCTACTACTCCAGAGGCCCGAGTACTTGGTAAAGATGGTAAAGAAAAACCGAAGGAACAACGGCCAAGTAAAGATGAAAAAGCAAGAGAGACGAAGGAAAGAACACCTAAGtctgacaaagagaaagaaaaattcaagaaggaaggaaaagctaAAGATGAGAAATTCAAGACCACTGTCCCCAATGCAGAATCAAAGTCGactcaagaaaaggaaagagagaaggagccaTCCAGAGAAAGAGATatagcaaaggaaatgaaattaaaggaaaatgttaaagGAGGAGAGCAAACACCAGTTTCTGGGTCCTTGAAGTCACCTGTTCCCCGATCAGATATTGCAGAGGTTGAAAGGGAACTAAAACGTCGCAAAATTGATACCTACCCTTCTCCATCACATTGCTCAACGGTACTTCCCAAAGTTCCTCTGGGTTCTGAGAGCTATGCCAGCTCACCTGTCATCTCCATTCATTTTCTACAGGACAGTCTCATCGAACTCAAGGAATCTTCAGCAAAGCTCTACATTAATCATACTCCTCCACCACTCTCCAAGAGTAAGGAGAGAGAAATGGACAAGAAAGATTTGGACAAGTCGAGGGAAAgatccagagaaagagaaataaaagatgaaaaggaCAGGAAAGAGCGGAAAAGGGATCACTCAGACAGTGACCGAGAAGTGCCAGCGGACTTATTAACCAAGAGGCGGAAAGAGGAACATGGAACAGTGGGGGTTTCAAAACACAAAAGTGAGAGTCCGTGTGAGTCTCCTTATCCAAATGAGGAAGACAAGGGAAAAAATAAGTCAAATCCGTCAGGCAAAGAAAAAGGCGGTGACTCATTTAAGtctgaaaaaatggataaaatctcCTCTGGTGGCAAAAAGGAGTCCAGGCATGATAAaggaaagatagaaaaggaagagaagtggGACAGttcaggaggaaaggaagagaagaaacagtCCTCGGACAAGCACAGATAA